Genomic DNA from Sphingobium sp. WTD-1:
TCGCCTCGCGGATCAGTTCGAACAGGCCATGGTTGCACTGCATCAGCCAGCGGCGGAAGGTGACGCCATTGGTCTTGTTGTTGATCCGCGCGGGATAGAGCTTGTGCAGGTCGGCAAAGACCGTGACCTTCATCAAGTCGGTATGCAGCGCCGACACGCCGTTGACGCTGTGCGATCCGGCAAAGGCCAGATTGCCCATCCGCACCCGCCGCTCGCCGCCCTCGTCGATCAGCGAGATGGTGCCGATCGCATGGTCGTCGAACTGGCCGGACTTGCGCGCCTCGCCCAGCAAGCGGCTGTTGATGGCATAGACGATCTGCATGTGCCGGGGCAGCAGCCGCTCGAACAAGGGCACCGGCCAGCTTTCCAGCGCCTCGGGCAACAAGGTATGATTGGTATAGCCGAAGGTGCGGCGGACAATGTCCCACCCCTCGTCGAAGTCCAGCCCATGCTCGTCGACCAGGATGCGCATCAGTTCCGCCACAGCGACCGCCGGATGGGTGTCGTTGAGCTGGATTGCCGCCTTGTCCGGCAGCGTCTGGATGCTGCCGAAATATTGGATGTGCCGCCGGACGATGTCCTGCAGCGAGGCGGAGGAGAAGAAATATTCCTGCCGCAGCCGCAACTCCTGCCCCGCCGGCGAACTGTCGGCAGGATAGAGGACGCGGGTCAGCGCCTCGGCCCGATTGCTCTCGGACAGCGCGCCCAGATGGTCGCCGGCATTGAACTTGTCGAGCAGGATCGGGTCGATCGGCTGCGCCTCCCACAGGCGCAGCGTATTGACCCGCTTGCCGCGCCAGCCGGCGATCGGCGTGTCATAGGGGGTGGCGATCACCCGTTCGGCCGGACGCCAGCTCATCTGATAGGGGCCGCAATCCTCGCACGCGGCCGGATCGACGCGCCCACCGAACCCGACCTCGTAACTCGCCTCGCGCCGCTCGAACTCCCAGGGGTTGCCGTGCGCCAGCCAGTTTTCCGGCAGTTCCACCTGCCAGCCGTCGCTGATTTCCTGCCGGAACATGCCGTTCACATAGCGGATGCCATAGCCATAGGCCGGGATGTCGACCGTCGCCATGCTCTCCATGAAGCAGGCAGCCAGTCGCCCGAGGCCACCATTGCCCAGCGCGGCATCCGGCTCCAGCGCGGCGATCAGGTCCAGATCGACGCCCAGCGAGTCGAGCGCGGCCTGCAAATCGTCCAGCATTTCCATGTTGGATGCGGCATCGCGCATCAGCCGGCCGATCAGGAATTCCAGGCTCAGATAATAGACCCGCCGACCCTGTTCCTCATAGGTCTTGTGGGTGGACTCGATCCAGGCGTCGATCACCCGGTCGCGGATCGAGAGGATGACGGCATGCAGCCAGTCATGCGGCTTGGCCGCCTTGGCATCCTTGCCGATGCGATAGGTCAATCGCTCGACAATCTCATGGGCCAGAATCTGCGGATCAACCTGCCGGGGTGCCGGCTTGGGAAGCTGCGTCTCGCCCTTGAGATTCATGGCCGGGATCTCCCTCTATGAGTCACCGGGATGATGGCACAGCGCGCTTCGCCATGCCAATCCATTTTTTGCAGCGCAGCATGGGTTTTTCCCGCTTCTTTCTGCGGGCTTGGCCTGCCTCAGCCCCGACCGCGTCGCGTGACGATGGCCGCCCCGATCCCGGCCCGCAATTCCGCCCGCACCGGATAGGTGCTGGACGGCAGATGCTGGGTCATGAACAGGCCGATCAGCCGCTCGACCGGATCGATGAAGAAATAGGTCGAGAATACCCCGCCCCAGTAAAATTGCTGGTTCGCCAGCGTCATCGCAAAGCCCAGGCCGAAACCGACCCCGGCATAATCGGCCTCGCTGAACATCGCCTGCGACATGCTGGCAAGGTCGCCGCCGCCGGGCAGATGATTGGTCCGCATCTGCGCCACCGTTTCGGGCTGTAACAGCCGCGCGCCATCAAGCTCGCCACCGCGCAGCAGCATCCGGGCAAAGCGATGATAATCGGCGGTCGAGGAAATCAGCCCACCCCCGCCCGAACGAAACCGCAGCTTGCGCCGCCAACTGCTGCGCGCGCCGCGATCCTTGAGCTTCAGCCGGTCATCCTCCAGCCGCCAGGCGTCGGTCAGACGATCGATCCGGTCTACCGGGATGGTGAAGAATGTGTCCGTCATTCCAAGCGGCGCAAAGATATGCTCGCGAAAATGGCGCTCCAGATCCTGCCCCGACAGTCGCTCGACGATCACGCCCAGCACATCGGTCGACACGCCGTAATTCCAGCGCTCGCCCGGCGAAAATTCCAGCGGCAGGCTGGCCAGCGCGGCGATGAACTCGTCCGACGACCGCTTCTGCTGGAACTCGTCCAGCCCCAGCTCGCGATAGCATGCGTCGATCGGCGTCTGTCGTTGCAGCCCATAGGTCAGGCCCGATGTGTGGCGCAGCAGATCGATCATCCGCATTGGCCGCTTCATCCGCCCGCGCCCGCCCGCCCCAACGCGCAGGTCGGCAAATTCGGGCAGCACGTCCGTCACCGGATCGTTCAGCGCCACCTTTCCCTGCTCGACCAGCCGCATGAAGGCGACGCTGGTGACCGGCTTGGTCATGGACGCGATGCGGAACAGCGCATCGGCCTGCAAAGGCTCGCCGGTCATCCGCGCCTGCCCCCGGCTGACCGACAGCAACGGCACTTCGTCGCGCGACACCAGCATCTGCATATGCGGCAATTTGCCGCTCTGCACATAGGTCCGGTCCAGATGATCCACCAGCGCATCCAGCCGGTCAGGGTCCATCCCCGC
This window encodes:
- a CDS encoding glycogen/starch/alpha-glucan phosphorylase, encoding MNLKGETQLPKPAPRQVDPQILAHEIVERLTYRIGKDAKAAKPHDWLHAVILSIRDRVIDAWIESTHKTYEEQGRRVYYLSLEFLIGRLMRDAASNMEMLDDLQAALDSLGVDLDLIAALEPDAALGNGGLGRLAACFMESMATVDIPAYGYGIRYVNGMFRQEISDGWQVELPENWLAHGNPWEFERREASYEVGFGGRVDPAACEDCGPYQMSWRPAERVIATPYDTPIAGWRGKRVNTLRLWEAQPIDPILLDKFNAGDHLGALSESNRAEALTRVLYPADSSPAGQELRLRQEYFFSSASLQDIVRRHIQYFGSIQTLPDKAAIQLNDTHPAVAVAELMRILVDEHGLDFDEGWDIVRRTFGYTNHTLLPEALESWPVPLFERLLPRHMQIVYAINSRLLGEARKSGQFDDHAIGTISLIDEGGERRVRMGNLAFAGSHSVNGVSALHTDLMKVTVFADLHKLYPARINNKTNGVTFRRWLMQCNHGLFELIREAIGDRFMDDAEALRELDNFADDTAFQERFLSVKRFNKVALADLLRKRINARIDADALFDIQIKRIHEYKRQLLNIIEAVALYDQIRSHPEKDWVPRVKLFGGKAAPSYHNAKLIIKLAGDVARAINHDPSVQGLLKVQFVPNYNVSMAEMMIPAADLSEQISTAGMEASGTGNMKFAVNGALTIGTLDGANVEMRDHVGEENIVIFGLTAAEVNQRRAEGYNPRAVIEQSRELGQALNAIASGVFSPDDPNRYKDLIQGIYDHDWFMVAADFDSYAAAQRRVDGIWQDQALWAKKAIHNVARMGWFSSDRTIREYAADIWKMG
- a CDS encoding serine hydrolase domain-containing protein encodes the protein MATAKVTDAAAARAAGMDPDRLDALVDHLDRTYVQSGKLPHMQMLVSRDEVPLLSVSRGQARMTGEPLQADALFRIASMTKPVTSVAFMRLVEQGKVALNDPVTDVLPEFADLRVGAGGRGRMKRPMRMIDLLRHTSGLTYGLQRQTPIDACYRELGLDEFQQKRSSDEFIAALASLPLEFSPGERWNYGVSTDVLGVIVERLSGQDLERHFREHIFAPLGMTDTFFTIPVDRIDRLTDAWRLEDDRLKLKDRGARSSWRRKLRFRSGGGGLISSTADYHRFARMLLRGGELDGARLLQPETVAQMRTNHLPGGGDLASMSQAMFSEADYAGVGFGLGFAMTLANQQFYWGGVFSTYFFIDPVERLIGLFMTQHLPSSTYPVRAELRAGIGAAIVTRRGRG